The Maniola jurtina chromosome 13, ilManJurt1.1, whole genome shotgun sequence genomic interval taagtaggtacctactgctgaCAACAGAATCGCTTTGTCTTTGTAAAATCGTCTTCTCATCTGTAAATCATCTTTGTTCGATCCGTATTTGATGAATTTTTTGACGTAAAAAACGGATTATTACGAAAAGTAATATGAATGACTGCACAAACGCccttacggtgaaggaaaacattgtgaggaaacctaaatgcccgagttctccataacgttcttaAAGATGTGCGACATCTGCCAATTCCCATTtagccagcatggtagactagGTCTAAGAGAAAccattctcattttgagagatctgtactcagtagtgagcgggcgattggttgatgattataataatgaaatctatatcctactaatattacaaaccTTATCGGTTTTTTTGATGATTGAGTGATTAATGCTTCAAACGGTGAAAGAAACCATCGTGAagaaaccagcatgcctgacAGCTCTCCACAATGTTTTCATAGGTGTGTACATTCTGCCAATTCATACGAAGCCAGCGTTTTTATTCAGAGAGacttgttctcagtagtgagccagccaTGATAATTATGgaatatatgtaggtaggtacatatatatgcGATTTAGATGtgatactatataatattattttactcattttgtacttacctactgataCAACTAGTCTACGTAATGCAAAAAAATACGACTTACCAGTACATCGTCAATATCCTATTTTTCTACTAACAAAATAGGTTCTTTATTTTGTACTTACGTAGTATATAATTCATGAGTCCAGACATCCTACAACAAGACTAATCACTTCACTATTAATCTTTGCGATCATTTTTCGTAGGATTTTCTCTTCACAATATGTATTCTTTTTTCAGCGTTTCAAGAGTAGAAAATCATCGCCGACCTGTGAAATGTGTGGGTCTATATTTGATAAAAcgaatattattatagctagcCAGTCAGGAAAAGGCTAGGTAccaacttattttatttttaagtttccaTAGTTCCCACGCTTGTGTACAATaatctattttttaaccgacttccttatttatacttatgcatttttttctttttttttagaatattagACATGCTAAATCGTGattaatattcccttttcccctccaactaaatgtaaaacttgtgctaggagtcGGTGCGACAATAGTTCATTGGGTGGGGTTGGAACCGCGCGACCTttaggaattcagtccgctcctcaaccgttgtgctattgaggctctatttatgttctattattatatctgttcttagggttccgtatctcccaTAGAAAAAGACGAACccttgtctgtccatctgtctagGCCCATCAAGCAAATCAAAACCGAGGTTACTAGGAAAGTTGGTCAACGGAAAGTAACCTAAGGTTACTACTACTAAGGTTACCAAGAATCATGAACCGTAAATTTGTAGTTAGGCATATCACAAAAAAGTGGTTTTTCATATACGACTGGTACAGAACTCTTTGTGTGCGAGGCCGACGAGGCTGGTACACTTCCTACCTTGCTGCTCCATCATCAACAtccattgttatttgtcaaaattgATTGGTATCTTTTGACAAAtagcgggggggggggggggggggggtagaGTGGGTGAGGGCAGGGGTTGGTTGATCTGGCGATTGACAAATCAGTAAATTGTTTAaatcaaaacaagtgtaaattaaaaatttataacacccccgacaagtgaagattacagttactagaaaagagctgataactttcaaacggctgaaccgattttcttggattatagctaagaacactctcgatcaagccacctttcaaacaaaaaaaaactaaattaaaatcggttcattagtttaggagctacgatgccacagacagatacacacgtcaaactttattAGAAAACGACACAACTTTAAAAACatatgttttttattaaataaataaatatttaatatattacaTATTAGTACAAATTTCGCTATTATTGTAAGGTTCAATTAATTCTTTTCAATGTTAATATTGACAATGTTTAAAGAAATATTGTTGAAAAGCTATGCATCTTTCCTGaaacattgaataaatataTCCTTTGTTAACTAAGCAGTATCATAACATTTTAAGTGTAAACTCCTgtctttttaattaaattacctacttttttatgtttgctttcactttttacccgactacggcaaagccgaaaggaagggttatgattttattcatCATAATACAATGAAATACAATGATGAATATGTATATTCAGTTAAGCAGTATTTTTAACAGATAGAATTGTAATACAGATTGTATATGTTAAACATTATATTAACAGAccctttgtttatttatttgtatatttaattttacaaaattactttTGAGTTCAAATAGATCTCTCCACTTTACATTTTACAACCTACAACCTAAATattttcaaggcaagagtgaataggcatctactAGACAACCGGGCTCCATGAGGTCTACGTAGACtacattgctttttattaagcatGATTGTGAAGCAAGCATATCTCGCGATAAAAAAACTGCGTAGAATATCGGTGAGATGATTTCACCTGAATATTTGGTGGTGTtcatttaaaaataggtacgtttaattcaataatactaaagaatatacatatttttatattataattaatctaaatttaaaaataaaacaatatacaAAACTACCGATACaactacataaaaatctttgttcAGAACAACAATACAATAGTAAAGTTATTGCATTCTTGCATTTATTGCTAATTAGGAGATTGCTAACTACAATAATACTTACGTTATTAGATAAACGTAAGGCGTCCTCTCAGAGTAacacaatacataataattatacaataaGAGAGGACGCGATTAAATTAACTAGTACGGATACTATAAAATTTGCCTTTAGACTAACCTACGTCACACACACTTGCTCGGGCCGTCTGTATTGGCTCGTGTCTTCTATGATGCTGCCACCCAGacacctaaaaaaaaaaacaggataaagaaaaacagcactaaaacccgactactacccgcgaactgttGATAgttagcgatagatatagtaaaattgattttctgtcactcggtgtattttaacattgtactatatttatgtttatgaactCATGAATtgtttcctctttcatttgatatcccattcgatacaatagcaaaattaaaaaaaaaatggagattttttggatgtaacatccgttaggtcaatttttgtcgtataaaatgtagcctatgtcaccctgatcttccttttggctttgccgtaatcgggtaaaaaaggAACGTTCATTTCTTGTTGCTTATTTAATAAGCAACAAATAATGatataatgaaatgaaaactttAGGGGGGTTGGGCGCATTTGGTAAAAAATAAAccactgttatttcatagttttgaGCTATCTCTTCTGGCGGCAGTCCTCAGATCGAGAAAGAGAGGAGTTCATAAAATTTTAGGCCACAGCGCTGTGCGAATTGAATTGCACTTTAATACGTCGTCAGAAGAgttgctatttattttaaacgacCTTCCGGAATGGGCCTTCTGTAACTGTAATAAATATGATGTGGTATATATAAGGCAGTAGTTACCGAGTGACTAGGAGAACAGAAGCAGCAAGAGATCGCCTGTAGTGCGGACACGTTGGCTATCGGCTCAGGTTGCTGACATAGAGACTCTTCAGCTCCGTCTTGGGCGTGTTCTCGAAAAGAGCCGCGCGGTTTTGTCCCTCGCCCTTTTTGACCCAGTGCCCATACACGCGGAATGCGCAACCATCGATGACCTGGAACGTACACGAGTTCATGCATATGAAATGGTctcttcatcatgatcaacccatcgagCCGACTCACTAccgagcatgggtctcctctcagaataagaagagtttggctatagtccaccacgctggccatgaGCGGATTTGCAAACTTCACACATATtggagagcattatggagaactctcaggtatgcaggtttcctcgcgatgtttttctttaccgttaaagcaagtgttatattttaatttctgaaaacgcacataacttgaaaagttagcgcgtgcccgggatcgaaacgCCCGGTCTCCCGTATAGGAAGCGGACTTCTCAaccgctaggctatcacggcttctAGAAATGGACTCTTACAAGGAGTTTATTGGAAAACGCGGTAACGTGGTTTGACTCGCATTTGAATCAACCAATCGGGTTGATTGATGGGacggaaatctgtcaaaattggAGAGATCAGGTGACGGTTTTACGTGTTCTCTGAGACACGGGTTTGAAACAGCCCTAATTCCGGGCTAGTACTGAGAATTTTACTGACAGAAAAATCAAATACCTATTTCTTAGCTCGACCCGTAATCTAATCCAGGTCCTCGTCATCCCCAGTCAAACATGCCAACCAATAGACCAAcgtgaataataaataagaccacaaacaaaataattttctcACCTTACGCAGCGCTCGCATAGCGTACGGATCCCGCAGTGCGTCGCACAGCGGTATGGCGCGCGCGGACGTGTGCGGCAGGTGACGCAGCCGCACCGCCGCGCGAACCGTCACCATGGCTAGCCTCAACTTGGCGCGCGCATTGAAGCCGCTTGCCTTTATTGCCTGCCAGTTAACGTTTCATTTATATCATCTATAGCAAAGCGAGTCTATCCCGAAATCCCAAACACAGATAAAACAGATAACTACGcatacagtactaccacttttataagttacgccgatgtgcgcagaaatcttatttttgagtTGGAAAACGTCTCAGCCAATCATATCGCGCGTCCGTCCACTATTGGTTGTTAACTGCACGCCATGTTGTGTACGCGCTAGATAGCACGAATTTCTGTTGTTCTTATTTTACTAATTTGTTTGGTTTTAGCCGGCGTTAGGTTccgcttttctgcgcaaacgaaaTTTCTGATGCGACTTTTAAAAGTAGTAAGTACTGTAACTCGTGCCAAAAAAGAAACCAATCGAAAACAGGTGGCATTTACACACTATACTTGTGTATAActtttcaacccatcgccgatccgctagtctcctttcagaatgagaaagttttaaactttagtccaccacgctggccaagtgagtATTGGCAGAATATGCACatttttgataacattatggagaactctcagtcatgTATGTTTCCTCATAATATTTTCCTTCGCAGTTAAAGCATGTTATATATAATACCTTAAAACGCGCAAAATAATGCGTGCCCTTCCGGAAGTTCGGCGCAGTGGGCTATCAATCATCGCAACTAGGATATCGTCGTTGGACCTGTGTATAGTGTGCCGCCATTTCCAATTTATTTCTTCTTTAGCGAGAGTGCTTAGGtaatataattatcataaaaatCACCGATAGATAGTTGATTAGTTGTTCCCAGAAACAAATTAATAACCAAGTAcccaaataaaaaagttaatttattatgCACATTGAAAGGTTGTACCGATTATTTTAGGCGTGAACCTATTGAGAAACTAATTccgcaatttattttattagtagagATTTAGCAGATTGTGATGTAAACCAACTCAAATACAAGTTATCACAGAATCTTGCTCATAATATCAGCAATGACCtaaaaattcaaagtcaaatcatcGTAGCTCATTTTGATCTTCGACGATAGAAAGGAAggacgttaaaaaaaattattgcacCAAATTATATATTAAACACTCAAAAGAAATTTCGATATCAAGAAAACATGCACATGCTAGAAACATGCAGCTTAAAAGTCCCtaatgcaagtgatattttaaattgtaatgaGTAAGAAGTAATTTCAAAGGATATTTATGAGCATATAGAGCAATGCTCGCTTATGCTACTgaaattattgtaatactaaAGTGgaagtcatagtcatagtcatagtctaGCGCTGTTGAAAAACTGGTAGCTTTTATCTATGTATTGAAACTACAAAATAGCTGCACGAAATTATCTTTTACcggtaaataaaaatgtaatccTGTTTATTTGGCCTTTAATCATCTAATTCCCACTTTCTTAAAAAATTACTTCAAGAAGTGGGaggttatttattttcatagctGGCGAACAAAGCGGTGTTTTTAAAAGCCCActtttgaccaatttttttttttctttttaatccgTACGTTTTTAAATACAAGTCATAACTCAGTTCCAAGCAACACGGCCTAAAACCGTGTTAAAGTGgagtccaaagttcgtgatttcgatcgCTGAATACAATCTGGATTCATTTCCAAGCAAGACGGCCTAAAACTCTGATAAAATTCAGCCCGAACTTTGTGATTTCGCCTAAGAGGGTACAATAgagtttcaacagctttcatttagtttttgCATTACCTGTAAAATATTTCACGCAATTACATACACCGTTTTATTCGTCAGCTCCTTTTGTTCTACTGGGTTCTTTGTAACAGAAAAGTGTGCTGTGTAACAATTGAATGCTGTGTGTGTTAGTATAAAAGGCACAAACTCCTAAATCATTACCATAGCCAACTCGTCGATCCTGGACATTTTGCGGCTGGCGCAGGAGTAAGACTTCTTCAGCGGTGTCATGTCCTGGTCCCATAGCTACCAGGGAACAATAATGTAGAAACATGCCATCAAAGCGAAAATTCGCAGTTACTTTTGAAATCTCATATTATAACCCCGCCAACTTGACAACATATAATACAGGGAGAGACGTCATAAAGTACACATACGAAATAGGGTGAAAGCAGATTTTATCGATGGAAAACACCATAacatattattcaaaaaaatgtttttaaatagtacgaaaaaattaaattgtaatacATCGTCATTGTCTTACTTTATTTACAAtcattattgtttttattttaacacaatacaccacttgcttaaaaaaaaaatcttgctgataaaaaaatgttaaattctgtgcaaaaaagtattttttattaagttttccGTTTATGGAATTGGAGCTTACcctgtttttataataaaatgtgcACTTTATGAACACTCACCCTGTATTTACATGTGCCTCTGCTAAACCACAAAAAATTTGCTATTTCATTTGTATACACCCGAATTAACACATTAAATACGAAATTATGGCAACACGGGTTTTATTAATCGTCAACAAGAACAGTTTCTTATCAAAAATAGCAACATTTGCTTGTACGAATAGTTCGCTTTGATGAAATGCTACATGCTAAACAAATCAATAGATCTTTACAAGTGTGATTCCTTTTTATTTGTTCATACGTTTTTTTCATTCAActcgaaaaatttaaaacaaaatttttattctaatatataaaaacgcataaataaataaaatttcaagcAAGTGCAAAAAGCTGTACCTACTAACGTGTCTTACACTATTTTGTAGTGTACGTAAATTATTTACTATCTAAGCATTATTCAGTTTCGCTGAAAATTAGATACAGCCATATTAAAGacgaaaaatattaataagaaaACAAATgctttaagatttttaaagccATATTAATGCAAAAGAAGTCACTATGAACCACTAATATTTaagaatttgaaaattgaaactcattttaatttgtttttaatgatgtaaccacaaatttgcggttttcagatttattcctgaacTGGTGCtatcatgattttaggtcaacgggaagtaccctttagggtttcttgacagacacgacagtcggatggacagatggacagacagacagacaacaaagtgatcctataagtgttccgtttttccttttgaggtacggttgCTTGCgtggttaaaaataatgacttTTTAACTGTagaggcttgcgcttgactgcaatcataccAAACAGTGGTGATGATGCTGCCTAAGGAGCAGGCCTGCATAAAGACGTCTATTCACTCTGCTTTACATAATTGGCGGGGAAAACagaagccggaagggcattctaTATTTTAGCAGTGCATATTAAAACGAAAAAGCGAACTACAGAAAATTTTACGCAAACAGCAAAGTgaaagaataattatttaaataaagtgaATAAATATAAGAGAGAAAAAATCTAATCAGCATATAGAAATTTACTAGGGCAgcacaaaaatgaaataaaatctcACCACTGTATTGAAGAAAGGATGCATCAATGCGTCATCGATTTCGATCCTTTCACTCGGATCGACGACAAGAAATCGTCTGATCAAGTTCTTAGGATCTTCTGCAAGTAAAAGGAttagataaattttattatgaaaatattactatttgtttttatagcggcaatacaaaTACACAATCTGTAAACATTTGTACTCTCTACCTAATAAGATACAGcccgcggacagacagacagcagagacTTAGTAAAAGAGTCCCTTTGGTTTACTTGCatctgaatttatttattttaaaccggtcaagtgcgagtcggactcgcgctccgagggttccgtactcgggtattttttccaacatttagcacgataaatcaaaaactattatgcataaaaataaataaaaatctgttttagaatgcacaggtaaagccttttcatatgataccccacttggtatagttatcttactttgaaaatttatacacattttaaatttttttaatgatgtaaccacaaattcacggcttttcgatttatacctttaaatgtgctacaagacctacctacctcccaaatttcatgattctaggtcaacggaagtacactataggtttcatgacagacacgaccgaccgacggacggacggacggacggacggacagacagacaggcagcaaagtgatcctataagagttccatttttccttttgaggaacgtaaccctaaaaattttaaaaactaaccTGAAATATCGGCCCACTCGGGGCTGGTGAAAGAGTATTTTCCCTCCATAATGTTCCGCAGCATCACCATCTGCTTCCGATGCCAGAACGGTGGACAACCCACTAATCTGCACAAcacgattttttttaacccccacgCATAAGAAGGGTTGTTTTAAGGTTTGCCCGCTTTCTCTGGCTGACTGTAGCATGGCAGTCAAAAAGATGGATCGATTTGAAGGTGGCTTATTCAAAGATATAGTATAGCCATACATTCTAATTTCTAAggccgagatctatagagtgtactttgactttgcgcagacttaagcttcagttaaaacgagacagttttatgtcagcagtataacgctctctcttttcttctttctgtctTGAGTCAAAGCAAAATCACTTTGATTTCTCAGACAgcctatagatctcaacctaaatATTGGGAGAGATTTCCTTCATTTTTGATTAACActtctatctatactaataatattaattgtttGTGTgttaacacaaaatataaagaTGAAATCAAAGTTCGGAACCATTACATCAGAAGATACATATCCAActttaattaaatcagttctACAATTCTTTACAAATACTACAATTACCAAATATACCCAAGGCTATAAAAAAGCATACAATCGATTGTTTTGGTTTAAATACAAAACTCATTATAGTTTATCGACCAGGAAATTAGCATAACCGATAAGTCATAAGTGTTGTGTAATATGATGCTAATGCtattaacttattttaatacagtctaATGTATAAGTGGTACTTACAATGTGAACATAATAACTCCACATGCCCATCTGAAAAAAGAGATTTAATACTTTTTTGACTGatagaaataaacaaaatcgattttaaacccatttttttatttttatttatgtaatactagatgatgcccgcgacttcatctacgtggatatagatttttaaaaaaatcccatgggaactctttgcttttccgcgataaaaagttgcccatgtcaatttGTGGGacgctacctctgtacctaatttcataaaaatcggttaaacagatagacctttaagaatctcgtgaggattctttgattttgcgggataaaaagtagcctatgtccttccccaggatgcaagctaattCTGCACCaatttttaagaaaatcggtaacactgttgggccatgaaaagctagcagatagatagacagacacactttcgcattaataatattagtatggatgttatgGATAGCTGTGCTgtccataaaaaaatttcaaaagaaaaattaaactgacttatttttaatttcacaatttttagtggtccCACTGTACTTATAATATGATATGCCTAGTTacaaccctactgtttactaagctgttacactgatcgcgagcaatttactcttatccattgaggagttctgttctgcatctccaaagatattcatcagatcttcaccaaatttatatgggactacTTGCAAACCCTTTCAAACGGGTAATCTGGTCTTTGAGTAATctgggaacatacataaaaaataataaaatggaaaaaagattccgacgaattgagaacctactCCTTTTTTCAAACGCCTCGTGAATCAACCCTGCCTCTACTATTtagttagaaataaaaatagaaagctTACACATCGACTTCCTTGCCATAACCAGGCGCATCTTCAAACATATTAGCTTTCAATGTTTCAGGTGCCAAGTATCCAGGAGTGCCACACAACTCTGAAATATCAAATGATCCtaacttacaaataaataaataaataaataacggtTTATACTTCATTCGCTGGAATGTAAGTATAAATAGGGCTGTCATAAATTGAGTCACCTTACACATTCTACCAGGTCCTGATGTGCATAATGGTAgtgaatttaatattaaaattatcataagtatagattattcTGGTTCATTACATAACGAACTTATTCATGTTATTACTCCTTCCTATTACTAATGACCTCACAGTCAAGTATATCGTCCAATTTGTATGTTGGCTTTAAAGTTGAGGCTTCATGCAATCAACAGTTCAGGTGGTTAAGGTGGCTACAAACGTACTCGTAAGCTAGTAACTCGTAATAGTAACTGTAAGCATGACAAGTATGAACAATCATTTTGTGCAAGCATGCTTGAGCGTCTGAAAAATAACTTG includes:
- the LOC123871442 gene encoding phosphorylase b kinase gamma catalytic chain, skeletal muscle/heart isoform isoform X2; translated protein: MAKEEEDDNLPDKDAAKEFYAKYEPKEIIGRGISSTVRRCVEKETGKEYAAKIIDLSQESQDGVDTHTMREATKQEINILRMVAGHPYIIELQDVFESETFIFLVFELCKNGELFDYLTSVVTLSEKKTRYIMRQVLEGVRFIHRKNIVHRDLKPENILLDDQLNVKITDFGFAKMLKEGEKLFELCGTPGYLAPETLKANMFEDAPGYGKEVDVWACGVIMFTLLVGCPPFWHRKQMVMLRNIMEGKYSFTSPEWADISEDPKNLIRRFLVVDPSERIEIDDALMHPFFNTVAIKASGFNARAKLRLAMVTVRAAVRLRHLPHTSARAIPLCDALRDPYAMRALRKVIDGCAFRVYGHWVKKGEGQNRAALFENTPKTELKSLYVSNLSR
- the LOC123871442 gene encoding phosphorylase b kinase gamma catalytic chain, skeletal muscle/heart isoform isoform X1 — translated: MAKEEEDDNLPDKDAAKEFYAKYEPKEIIGRGISSTVRRCVEKETGKEYAAKIIDLSQESQDGVDTHTMREATKQEINILRMVAGHPYIIELQDVFESETFIFLVFELCKNGELFDYLTSVVTLSEKKTRYIMRQVLEGVRFIHRKNIVHRDLKPENILLDDQLNVKITDFGFAKMLKEGEKLFELCGTPGYLAPETLKANMFEDAPGYGKEVDVWACGVIMFTLLVGCPPFWHRKQMVMLRNIMEGKYSFTSPEWADISEDPKNLIRRFLVVDPSERIEIDDALMHPFFNTVLWDQDMTPLKKSYSCASRKMSRIDELAMAIKASGFNARAKLRLAMVTVRAAVRLRHLPHTSARAIPLCDALRDPYAMRALRKVIDGCAFRVYGHWVKKGEGQNRAALFENTPKTELKSLYVSNLSR